One window of Polyangium spumosum genomic DNA carries:
- the rpsJ gene encoding 30S ribosomal protein S10 codes for MADTTKIRIRLKAFDHQLLDKSTSDIVETAKRTGAHVAGPIPLPTEIRRYTVLRGPHVDKKSREQFEIRTHKRLLDIIEPTQQTLDALMKLDLSAGVDVEIKS; via the coding sequence ATGGCCGACACCACGAAGATCCGGATCCGCCTCAAGGCGTTCGATCACCAGCTTCTCGACAAGTCCACGAGCGACATCGTCGAGACCGCGAAGCGAACGGGCGCGCACGTCGCGGGCCCCATCCCCCTGCCCACGGAGATCCGCCGCTACACGGTCCTCCGCGGACCGCACGTCGACAAGAAGTCGCGCGAGCAGTTCGAGATCCGCACGCACAAGCGGCTCCTCGACATCATCGAGCCGACGCAGCAGACCCTCGACGCCCTGATGAAGCTCGATCTTTCGGCCGGCGTCGACGTCGAGATCAAGAGCTAG